A genomic window from Silene latifolia isolate original U9 population chromosome Y, ASM4854445v1, whole genome shotgun sequence includes:
- the LOC141629891 gene encoding uncharacterized protein LOC141629891 — translation MEGLLKALRSLGDQVRWPKPPAQDRPNDDRDSSKRCKWHQNIGHRTKDCYRLRKEVKFQVRKGNLDHLLSRGGKQDRREAANQVLPSAPPVCTKIINVITGGSKLSGLTYFAAKRKATGSKGDHPQTSYRVSQSNLPPVTFEETDVESGAEQHDDALTITLSIGNCTVRKALVDTGIYVYLIMLETLKTMGFDKENLINKSVPLVGFRGETAHSVGEITIPTYIEGVNKLVRYLVIEGPTTYNVILGRPWLHQMKSVPSTYHQCLKFPTPWGTVTVKGDREESRNCYAQALKATTKLPS, via the coding sequence ATGGAGGGGTTGCTGAAAGCACTCAGAAGCCTAGGTGATCAGGTGAGGTGGCCAAAGCCTCCTGCTCAGGATCGACCCAACGACGACAGAGACAGCAGCAAGAGGTGCAAATGGCATCAGAACATAGGTCACAGGACAAAAGATTGTTATAGGTTGCGAAAGGAGGTAAAGTTCCAGGTACGCAAGGGAAACTTggaccacctgttatcacgtggggGAAAGCAGGATAGGAGAGAAGCAGCAAATCAGGTGCTTCCTTCTGCTCCACCCGTATGCACAAAGATtattaacgtgataacaggcggatcCAAGCTGTCAGGTTTAACATACTTCGCCGCTAAGAGGAAAGCCACCGGAAGCAAAGGGGATCATCCACAAACTTCATACAGAGTAAGCCAGAGCAATTTACCCCCAGTAACCTTCGAAGAAACCGACGTAGAAAGCGGCGCAGAGCAACATGACGATGCCCTAACTATAACGTTGTCCATTGGCAATTGCACCGTACGAAAAGCATTAGTGGATACAGGGATTTATGTGTACCTCATCATGCTTGAAACCCTCAAAACCATGGGTTTTGACAAAGAGAACCTGATAAATAAATCTGTGCCCCTGGTGGGATTCAGGGGTGAGACTGCGCATTCTGTAGGTGAGATAACCATCCCAACATATATTGAAGGAGTTAATAAACTAGTGAGATACCTAGTCATTGAGGGTCCAACCACCTACAACgtgatactaggaagaccatggctgcatcAGATGAAGTCGGTGccctcaacatatcatcagtGTCTCAAGTTCCCAACACCATGGGGTACGGTCACAGTAAAAGGGGATCGAGAGGAATCCAGAAACTGCTACGCTCAAGCCCTCAAAGCTACGACTAAGCTCCCCTCATAG
- the LOC141629892 gene encoding uncharacterized protein LOC141629892 — protein sequence MVGIDPSVISHKLSVNPGCTPVQQKRRKFAAERNEVINKEVDSLLAAGKIREVSYPEWLSNVVVVPKKNGKWRVCVDFTDLNKACPKDPFPLPHIDAMVDATAGHEVLTFLDAWSGYNQIKMHPQDQEKTAFMSERGKTIEVYIDDMVVKSKKAEMHMEHLADTFQTLREFKMKLNPSKCSFGVSSGKFLGYMVTQRGIEASKEQIKAILQLESPQKPKDVQRLAGKVAALNRFISRASDWCKLFFDILRKSQKFKWTEKHEKAFAELKSYLSTPPLLAKPEQGEPLFLYLSVTEAAVSAVLVKEQEGVQHPVYYISKSLLPAETRYTSFEKLALALVTASYKLRPYFESHTIHVITNYPLKTIMRKPELSGRMTKWSVHLSGYDLQFEPRTAIKSQALADFVSDFCPATRGEAEEGMLTITGSQDSEIWTLYIDGASNARGTGVGLVLRSPKGDMIVQAVRCEFKATNNEAEYEALILGMQMASGLKVRNLRVYSDSLLVVNHVNNEYVARDSKMIAYLKVATEQKSKFRTFKISQVPRDQNVEADALATLGATFQPTKLSNIPITHMLTPTIQKEPDQNPVKEDVHMQCTQGARTLVSTVGQQDADWRVPYLNWLRDGTLPEDRKEAQSFRIKASRYIMIDKILFTKSLAGPCLRCLSKEEAETVPQDVHGRECGNHAGGRSLSNKILRQGYFWPTMGADAWIETEAMTEVKERQVISFIKRNIISRFGIPSEIICDNGSQFISDNTEGFCARWNITLRKYGCQTAEQNKVEMARSLDTIDELRESAYIRMASYKQSVARTSNKNVKIRTLEVGYLVLRRVFKNTKNHKAGKFAYKWEGPYQVESIFKNGAYRAKGARTEFQTSGTTRNATFLVSQKQSMKKPITRGKGCAPRVRSASQVFLCGITAPEINGKKHKYNKRRAQNLDPGLL from the exons ATGGTAGGTATAGACCCATCCGTTATTTCGCATAAGCTAAGTGTGAACCCAGGCTGCACCCCagtacagcaaaagagaagaaaattcgcggCAGAACGAAACGAAGTCATTAACAAAGAAGTAGACAGTCTCTTGGCAGCGGGTAAAATTAGAGAAGTCAGCTACCCTGAATGGCTTTCTAATGTGGTAGTTGTGCCCAAGAAGAATGGCAAATGGAGGGTGTGTGTAGACTTCACAGATTtaaacaaagcttgtcccaagGACCCCTTTCCATtgccacatatcgatgcaatggtggacgctactGCAGGACACGAGGTACTCACCTTCCTCGATGCCTGGAGCggttacaatcagatcaagatgcatCCACAAGATCAAGAGAAAACGGCATTTATGTcagaaagag GAAAGACCAtagaagtatacatagacgacatggtggtgaagtccAAAAAAGCAGAAATGCATATGGAGCACTTGGCAGACACCTTCCAGACATTAAGGGAGTTTAAAATGAAACTCAATCCGTCCAAGTGTTCGTTTGGAGTATCCTCGGGAAAATTCTTAGGGTATATGGTGACCCAGAGAGGAATTGAAGCAAGCAAGGAACAGATAAAAGCAATACTCCAGCTGGAATCACCGCAGAAACCAAAAGATGTGCAAAGGCTGGCAGGGAAGGTGGCGGCACTAAACAGGTTCATATCAAGGGCTTCAGATTGGTGCAAGCTGTTCTTTGATATATTGAGGAAAAGTCAGAAATTTAAATGGACCGAGAAACATGAAAAAGCATTCGCAGAACTCAAAAGCTATCTAAGCACGCCACCGTTACTCGCAAAACCGGAGCAAGGGGAGCCACTATTCCTGTACCTGTCAGTCACGGAAGCAGCTGTAagtgcggtcttggtcaaagaacaAGAAGGAGTGCAGCATCCCGTGTATTACATTAGCAAGTCTCTgcttcctgcagagaccaggtacacttccTTCGAGAAACTAGCATTGGCTTTGGTTACAGCTTCCTATAAATTGCGGCCGTACTTTGAATCTCACACCATCCATGTAAtaaccaactacccgctaaagactattatgaggaagcctgaactttcGGGCAGAATGACTAAATGGTCAGTGCATCTTAGTGGCTATGACTTGCAATTCGAACCCAGAACGGCGATAAAATCCCAAGCCCTAGCAGATTTCGTCTCTGACTTCTGCCCTGCTACCCGTGGGGAGGCTGAAGAAGGAATGCTGACGATAACAGGGAGTCAGGATAGTGAGATATGGACCCTATACATTGACGGAGCCTCAAATGCAAGGGGAACTGGCGTAGGTTTGGTCCTTCGATCACCTAAAGGTGATATGATAGTACAAGCTGTTAGGTGTGAATTCAAAGCAACTAACAACGAAGCCGAGTATGAAGCCCTTATACTCGGGATGCAGATGGCGTCGGGGCTTAAGGTGAGGAACCTGAGGGTGTATAGTGACTCCTTACTTGTGGTAAATCATGTAAACAATGAATATGTGGCacgagattcaaagatgatagcctACTTGAAGGTAGCCACGGAGCAAAAGTCAAAGTTTAGAACATTCAAGATAAGTCAGGTGCCgcgagatcagaacgtggaggcAGACGCCTTGGCAACGTTGGGGGCCACCTTCCAGCCCACAAAACTATCAAACATACCTATCACCCATATGTTGACCCCAACCATCCAAAAGGAGCCAGATCAGAATCCGGTGAAAGAGGATGTACACATGCAGTGTACACAGGGAGCCAGGACGCTGGTTTCCACAGTAGGACAGCAGGATGCAGATTGGAGGGTTCCATACCTAAATTGGCTAAGGGATGGGACACTCCCTGAAGACAGAAAGGAAGCACAAAGTTTCAGGATAAAAGCTTCCAGGTATATCATGATTGATAAGATTCTCTTCACAAAGTCATTGGCAGGACCATGCCTCAGGTGCTTGAGCAAAGAGGAAGCAGAAACAGTACCGCAGGATGTACACGGCAGAGAATGCGGGAACCATGCTGGAGGACGAAGTCTGTCAAACAAAATCTTGAGACAGGGGTATTTCTGGCCCACCATGGGCGCAGATGCC TGGATTGAAACAGAGGCAATGACAGAGGTAAAAGAACGGCAGGTGATCTCTTTCATCAAGCGCAACATCATAAGCAGATTTGGGATACCATCCGAAATCATATGCGACAATGGATCCCAGTTCATATCAGATAACACTGAGGGCTTCTGTGCACGATGGAACATAACACTGAGAAA GTACGGCTGTCAGACGGCAGAGCAGAACAAGGTTGAAATGGCTCggagcctggacacaattgatgAGCTGCGAGAAAGTGCCTACATACGTATGGCGTCGTACAAACAATCTGTAGCAAGGACATCTAACAAAAACGTCAAGATCAGGACCCTTGAAGTGGGATACCTCGTACTCAGAAGGGTATTCAAAAATACCAAGAACCACAAAGCAGGCAAGTTTGCTTACAAATGGGAAGGGCCATATCAGGTCGAAAGCATTTTCAAGAATGGGGcatacag AGCAAAAGGTGCACGCACGGAATTTCAaacgtctggaaccacaaggaacgcaacattccttgttagtcagAAACAGTCAATGAAG AAACCTATCACCAGGGGCAAGGGCTGTGCACCTAGAGTCAGGTCAGCCTCCCAGGTATTCCTATGTGGAATCACAGCTCCAGAAATCAATGGCAAGAAACACAAGTATAACAAAAGGAGGGCCCAAAACCTGGACCCAGGACTACTTTAA
- the LOC141629893 gene encoding uncharacterized protein LOC141629893: MTNYFSKWIEAEAFTEVKDKQVISFIKRNIIYMFGILSEIICDNGSQFISNDAEGYCARWNITLKKSAPRTLKSNGQAESNRTTPKIAIGQTPFSLVFGVEVVIPSGVLVPTHRYGCMTEELNKAEMVRSLDTVDELRASAKVRLAA, encoded by the exons ATGACaaattacttctccaagtggatagaggcagaagcattcacagaagtgaaGGACAAACAAGTCATCTCTTTCATAAAACGCAATATCATCTACATGTTTGGTATCCTGTCAgagatcatatgtgacaatggctcacaattcatctccaacgatgctGAGGGATACTGCGCCAGATGGAACATCACCTTGAAAAAATCAGCACCTAGGACTCTAAAGTCTAAtgggcaagctgagtcca AtagaacgacgccaaagatagcaataGGCCAAACACCCTTTAGCCTGGTGTTTGGTGTGGAAGTAGTCATTCCGTCAGGGGTTctggttcccactcacaggtatggatgtatgacagagGAACTGAATAAGGCAGAGATGGTCAGGAGCCTGGACACAgtagacgagctgcgagcaagtgcaAAAGTACGTCTAGCTGCCTAA
- the LOC141629894 gene encoding uncharacterized protein LOC141629894, with translation MGDGVIWPKPPVEGQAWRKDSKKKCEFHRDIGHNTEDCYTLRREIKHLYEQGELSQLLPRGGKQLDKVGSAKPANPPTYTKIINVITGGSDLSELTYSVAKRHATETKGDRPTNSCRISHSDLPVVTFDEGDTYDEREHHHALIITLSMANRIVRKVLVDTGSSVNLIMLKTIENMGFSEKDLQKKTIPLVGFSGETSNSLGEIVIPTYVGGVNKQVIYLVIDGPSTYNVILGRSCLHQMKAVPSTYH, from the coding sequence atgggagatggagtaatATGGCCCAAGCCACCAGTTGAAGGACAGGCATGGCGAaaagatagcaagaagaagtgtgagttccatcgtGACATTGGGCATAATACTGAGGACTGCTACAcactacgaagagagatcaagcacCTGTATGAGCAAGGTGAGCTGAGCCaactattaccacgtgggggcaagcagctgGATAAAGTAGGCTCCGCGAAACCTGCAAATCCACCCACATAcaccaagataataaacgtgataacaggcggctcagacctaaGTGAGCTGACGTACTCAGTAGCTAAAAGACATGCCACCGAGACAAAAGGAGATAGACCAacaaattcttgcagaatttctcacagtgatttaCCAGTTGTCACCTTTGATGAAGGAGACACATATGACGAACGGGAACATCACCACGCACTcattatcaccttgtcaatggctAACCGCAtagttagaaaggtcttggtagatacaggcagctcggtcAACCTGATTATGTTaaaaactatagaaaacatgggattcagcgagaaggatctaCAAAAGAAAACTATCCCGCTGGTAGGCTTCAGTGGGGAAACATCCAACTCACTGggggagatagtcatcccaacctatgtgggaggggtCAACAAGCAAGTCATATATCTGGTCATAGACGGACCCTCTACCTACAATGTCATCCTGGGAAGGTCGTGcctacaccagatgaaagcagtcccttcaACGTACCAttag